From one Bacillota bacterium genomic stretch:
- a CDS encoding ABC transporter ATP-binding protein, which produces MGVAKIVAERVSKTFVSPHDGRQVVALRNLDLEIHAGECAVLLGPSGCGKSTFLYMVAGFERPISGRLRLDGRDIQGPGPDRGIVFQEYVLFPWKTVLGNVRFGLDIAGVPLKEGNRRAMEYIHLVGLAGFENAYPHTLSGGMKQRVAIARALAYDPDVLLMDEPFGALDAQTRSLLIRDLVRIHQETHKTILFVTHSVQEAVSLADRIFLFSARPASVKEVFAIDFSRPRNLYAPELVRLQEKIFQSLSVEVNQMMVQQAC; this is translated from the coding sequence ATGGGCGTTGCCAAGATTGTCGCCGAGCGCGTAAGCAAGACATTCGTCAGCCCCCACGATGGGCGCCAGGTAGTCGCCCTCAGGAACCTCGACCTCGAAATCCACGCTGGGGAGTGCGCCGTCCTCCTGGGCCCCAGCGGGTGCGGTAAGAGCACGTTTCTTTACATGGTCGCGGGCTTTGAGCGACCCATCTCGGGACGGCTCCGGCTGGACGGGCGGGACATCCAGGGGCCGGGGCCTGATCGGGGTATCGTCTTCCAGGAATACGTTCTGTTTCCCTGGAAGACCGTCCTGGGTAACGTCCGTTTCGGGCTCGACATCGCCGGGGTGCCCTTGAAGGAGGGCAACCGGCGAGCTATGGAGTACATTCACCTCGTCGGGCTGGCCGGGTTTGAAAACGCCTACCCCCACACCCTCTCAGGCGGTATGAAGCAGCGGGTTGCCATTGCCCGGGCGCTTGCCTACGACCCCGACGTCTTGCTCATGGACGAGCCGTTCGGGGCTCTGGATGCCCAGACCCGTAGCCTTCTGATCCGGGATCTGGTACGGATTCATCAAGAGACCCACAAGACCATTCTTTTCGTCACCCACAGTGTGCAGGAGGCGGTAAGCCTCGCCGACCGCATCTTCCTCTTCTCAGCCCGTCCCGCCTCGGTCAAGGAAGTCTTCGCCATCGACTTCTCGAGACCCCGCAACCTGTATGCGCCGGAGCTGGTGCGGCTGCAGGAGAAGATCTTTCAAAGCCTCTCGGTCGAAGTAAACCAGATGATGGTACAACAAGCCTGCTGA
- a CDS encoding NAD-dependent epimerase/dehydratase family protein, with translation MHFLVIGGTRFIGPHVVARLTASGHKVTVFHRGQAESVLPGGVEHIHGDRRELPGFRPVFEKLAPDAVIDMVPLTEPDARSVVLTFKGLARRLVAVSSQDVYRAYGRLRHLEPGPPDPVPLREEAPLRERLFPYRGSGGRLEDYEKILVERVVMGQPDLPGTVLRLPMVYGPGDYQHRLFDYLKRMDDGRPFILLERDEARWRWTRGYVEDIAAAIALAAVSDRAAGRIYNVGEPTALTLAEWVTRIGRVAGWTGRVVTLPRERMPAHLLLHIDPSQDLVADTSRIRVELGYSESVSQDEALRRTVDWERAHPPAQIDPSHFDYAAEDAVVRAI, from the coding sequence GTGCATTTCCTCGTCATCGGCGGTACGAGGTTCATCGGGCCTCACGTGGTGGCCCGGCTCACTGCGTCCGGTCATAAGGTGACGGTCTTCCACCGGGGGCAGGCCGAGTCGGTGCTGCCAGGTGGCGTCGAACATATCCACGGGGACCGGCGGGAGTTACCCGGGTTCAGGCCTGTGTTTGAGAAGCTGGCGCCCGACGCCGTCATCGACATGGTGCCGCTGACGGAGCCGGATGCACGCTCGGTGGTGCTTACCTTCAAAGGGCTTGCGCGCCGGCTCGTGGCGGTGAGCAGCCAGGACGTTTACCGCGCCTACGGGCGGTTGCGCCATCTGGAGCCCGGACCCCCCGACCCCGTTCCGCTCAGAGAGGAGGCCCCGCTTCGCGAGCGGCTTTTCCCCTATCGCGGCTCGGGCGGCCGCCTTGAGGATTACGAGAAGATCCTGGTCGAGCGGGTGGTCATGGGTCAACCCGACCTTCCGGGAACGGTATTGCGCCTACCCATGGTGTACGGACCGGGTGACTACCAGCACCGCCTGTTTGACTACCTGAAACGCATGGACGACGGGCGGCCGTTCATCCTCCTCGAGCGGGACGAAGCCCGGTGGCGTTGGACGAGGGGCTACGTGGAAGATATCGCCGCCGCCATCGCGCTTGCCGCGGTCAGCGACCGCGCCGCTGGCAGGATATACAACGTCGGTGAACCCACCGCGCTCACCCTGGCCGAATGGGTGACCCGCATTGGCAGGGTCGCCGGATGGACTGGCCGTGTCGTCACTCTCCCCCGGGAGAGAATGCCCGCCCACCTCCTGCTCCACATCGACCCATCGCAGGATCTTGTGGCAGACACGAGCCGGATCCGGGTCGAACTCGGCTACTCAGAGAGCGTGTCACAGGATGAGGCGTTGCGTCGCACCGTGGACTGGGAGCGGGCGCATCCTCCGGCCCAGATTGACCCTTCCCACTTTGACTACGCCGCCGAGGACGCGGTCGTCCGTGCGATCTGA
- a CDS encoding class I SAM-dependent methyltransferase: MQLLERIFAELNPKPVTSDELLYEHMPSQSFESLPILYVPFNPDDRSHWADRGAILDFAAVVGGGRILDFGPGDGWPSLLVAPFVRSVTGVDASRRRVNVCQANARRLGIVNAQFVHVVAGAALPFPDASFDGATAASSIEQSPDPRAALRELYRVLRPGARLRISYESLDRYRGGRERELYVWAPSEETTHMVLYDRQIERETVVHLGLRLQAPPEEVSRILFPGDRIAPLATSAAGTTLPVDRLTEEGWERIRPIVAEAVTCTLVQPGCRTLTRWLAEAGFHTVTPTHSGRAFAARVFDELPPASRPRRLADIDAFLGPSVRAVVRMEAPEYLDTPITAVK; this comes from the coding sequence GTGCAGCTCCTGGAAAGGATCTTCGCTGAACTCAACCCCAAGCCCGTCACCTCGGATGAGTTGCTGTACGAGCACATGCCGTCCCAATCGTTCGAATCGCTCCCAATTCTGTACGTACCGTTCAACCCGGACGACCGGAGTCACTGGGCGGACCGAGGGGCCATCCTCGATTTCGCGGCGGTCGTCGGAGGCGGCCGCATCCTGGACTTTGGGCCCGGAGACGGCTGGCCTTCTCTCCTCGTGGCGCCGTTTGTCCGGAGCGTCACCGGAGTGGATGCCTCCCGTCGCCGGGTGAACGTTTGCCAGGCAAATGCCCGCCGCCTCGGAATCGTTAACGCGCAGTTCGTTCACGTGGTGGCGGGGGCGGCACTCCCATTCCCGGATGCCAGCTTCGACGGTGCAACGGCCGCTTCGTCAATCGAGCAGTCGCCCGACCCACGGGCCGCATTGCGAGAACTCTACCGGGTGCTGCGCCCCGGGGCGCGGCTCCGCATCTCCTATGAATCTCTTGACCGCTATCGAGGCGGGCGGGAGCGCGAGCTTTACGTGTGGGCGCCTTCAGAGGAGACGACCCACATGGTTCTCTACGACCGCCAGATCGAGCGTGAGACCGTGGTGCACCTCGGCCTGCGGCTCCAGGCCCCGCCTGAAGAGGTTTCCCGCATCCTGTTCCCCGGCGATCGAATCGCGCCGCTAGCTACCTCGGCCGCCGGCACCACCCTGCCGGTGGACCGCCTCACCGAGGAAGGGTGGGAACGAATTCGGCCGATCGTCGCCGAGGCGGTTACCTGCACCCTGGTTCAGCCCGGGTGCCGCACGCTCACGAGATGGCTTGCGGAGGCTGGGTTCCACACCGTAACCCCCACGCACAGCGGCAGGGCGTTCGCCGCCCGGGTGTTCGACGAACTTCCCCCCGCCTCCCGCCCCCGCAGACTGGCAGACATAGACGCGTTCCTCGGCCCGTCCGTGCGCGCCGTGGTTCGCATGGAAGCCCCAGAATACCTTGACACCCCTATAACGGCGGTCAAGTGA
- a CDS encoding extracellular solute-binding protein: MFLARRTRSARAPAVALALLVTVLVGFVTVAQAAPVSIEVWFHSGKGEERAVLNAQVREFNAMQDEVFVKAVELPEGSYNDQVNAAALAGQLPDLLDFDGPFMANYVWSGYLRPLDPFISDELRADLLPSIVAQGTYPPDGKIYALGTFDSGLAIWANKAYLQRAGVRIPRGVEDAWTRQEFEDALAKLQALPEVKHALDL; this comes from the coding sequence ATGTTTCTCGCGAGAAGGACCCGCAGCGCACGGGCCCCGGCGGTGGCCTTGGCCCTGCTCGTCACCGTCCTGGTGGGCTTCGTGACGGTGGCCCAGGCGGCCCCGGTCAGCATCGAGGTGTGGTTCCACTCGGGTAAGGGCGAGGAACGAGCCGTGCTGAACGCCCAGGTCCGGGAGTTCAACGCCATGCAGGACGAGGTCTTCGTCAAGGCGGTTGAGCTGCCCGAAGGGAGCTACAACGACCAGGTGAACGCTGCCGCCCTGGCGGGCCAGCTTCCCGACCTGCTGGACTTCGACGGGCCCTTCATGGCCAACTACGTGTGGTCGGGCTACCTCCGGCCGCTCGACCCGTTCATCAGCGACGAGCTCCGGGCGGACCTGCTCCCCTCGATCGTTGCCCAGGGGACTTACCCGCCCGACGGCAAGATCTACGCGCTCGGCACCTTCGACTCGGGCCTGGCGATTTGGGCGAACAAGGCCTATCTGCAAAGGGCCGGCGTGCGCATCCCCCGCGGCGTTGAGGATGCCTGGACCCGGCAGGAGTTCGAGGATGCCCTCGCGAAGCTGCAGGCATTGCCCGAAGTCAAGCACGCCCTGGACCTGAA
- a CDS encoding ABC transporter permease: MSTVREQMGTGVGAVRPGWPLPLTLGRRAVRFIGPILTLAVIWEALARLQLVSSVLFPPPSRVVATVIQMAGPQGGYILWSHMALSLYRLGVGFLLAAAVAVPFGTLVGMSPRAHAFFSPILSILIPIPSLAWVPIAILWLGIGNATPIFIVFFTAIFPIIYNAAMGVRSVDQKHLWAARIMGANTRQLFFGVILPAGLGHLITGLKLGLSSGWRALVAAEMLAATAYGLGLMIFEARTFLQVEVMYAGIFVLAILGFLLENLLFGTLEVRTLQRWGLVRGME, translated from the coding sequence ATGAGCACTGTTCGGGAACAGATGGGAACGGGGGTGGGGGCGGTCCGTCCCGGATGGCCCCTGCCCCTGACGCTGGGACGCCGGGCCGTGCGCTTCATTGGGCCGATTCTCACACTGGCTGTGATCTGGGAGGCCCTCGCCCGGCTCCAGCTTGTCAGCTCCGTGCTATTTCCCCCTCCCTCTCGGGTGGTCGCCACTGTCATTCAGATGGCCGGCCCACAGGGCGGCTACATCCTGTGGAGCCACATGGCCCTGAGCCTTTACCGGTTGGGGGTAGGGTTTCTGCTGGCCGCGGCGGTCGCAGTGCCTTTTGGCACGCTCGTGGGAATGTCACCGCGTGCGCACGCCTTCTTTTCCCCCATCCTCAGCATCCTGATCCCGATTCCCAGCCTGGCCTGGGTGCCGATCGCGATCCTGTGGCTGGGCATCGGTAACGCGACACCCATCTTCATCGTCTTCTTTACGGCCATCTTCCCCATCATTTACAACGCTGCGATGGGCGTGCGTTCCGTGGATCAAAAGCATCTCTGGGCAGCTCGTATCATGGGTGCCAACACCCGGCAGCTCTTCTTCGGCGTGATCCTGCCAGCAGGCCTCGGGCACCTCATCACCGGCCTCAAACTGGGACTCTCTTCAGGTTGGCGGGCCCTGGTAGCCGCAGAGATGCTGGCCGCGACAGCCTATGGCCTGGGTCTGATGATTTTCGAAGCGCGCACCTTTCTGCAGGTTGAGGTGATGTACGCCGGCATCTTCGTCCTGGCCATCCTGGGTTTTCTCCTTGAAAACCTCCTTTTCGGGACACTTGAGGTTCGCACGTTGCAGCGGTGGGGCCTCGTCCGGGGAATGGAGTAG
- a CDS encoding IclR family transcriptional regulator produces MERASHGQNRSLLRAAALLDALNVAGKPVGVRELARRLGMPSSTVHRLLLALESIGLVQRQGPPGSYALGYKTLQWGSGYLRQIDLRRYALPYMSRLREVTGETVGLSVRVGRTRIYLEQLESPHDIRMTVEVGRPYPLVAGAPGKLLLAYAPEEVVTELLREADRNGVLREELAAIRSSGYGLAGGEVVPGSCTVAVPIRDHTGSVAAALSISGPDSRWTRERAMQELPRLQQAAAEISRMLGYVPQSASAASHAGSASPCPTERSEGITSDEPGPF; encoded by the coding sequence ATGGAACGCGCTTCACACGGACAGAACCGGTCGCTATTACGGGCAGCGGCGCTCCTCGATGCGCTGAACGTAGCCGGCAAGCCCGTCGGCGTACGCGAGCTGGCTCGGCGTCTGGGTATGCCTTCCAGCACGGTGCACCGGCTGTTGCTGGCCCTGGAGTCCATCGGTCTCGTCCAACGGCAGGGCCCGCCGGGATCGTACGCGCTCGGCTACAAGACCCTGCAGTGGGGGAGTGGTTACCTCCGCCAGATAGACCTGCGCCGTTACGCACTTCCGTACATGAGTCGCCTGAGGGAAGTCACGGGAGAGACGGTGGGCTTGAGCGTGCGGGTCGGCCGAACCCGGATCTACCTGGAACAGCTCGAGAGCCCCCACGATATCCGCATGACGGTTGAGGTGGGTCGACCCTACCCCCTTGTCGCCGGAGCCCCCGGCAAGTTGCTGCTGGCCTACGCTCCCGAGGAGGTGGTGACGGAGTTATTGCGAGAAGCGGATCGGAACGGCGTGCTCCGGGAAGAACTCGCGGCCATTCGGTCGAGCGGATACGGGCTGGCGGGCGGAGAGGTCGTGCCAGGCTCATGCACCGTTGCAGTTCCGATACGGGACCACACCGGATCCGTAGCCGCAGCGCTCAGCATCTCCGGCCCCGACAGCCGGTGGACGCGAGAACGCGCTATGCAAGAGCTTCCGCGACTTCAGCAGGCCGCCGCGGAGATCTCCCGGATGCTGGGGTACGTGCCTCAGTCCGCCTCGGCCGCATCCCATGCCGGTTCCGCTTCGCCATGCCCTACGGAACGCAGCGAGGGGATCACGTCGGACGAACCCGGACCATTCTAA
- a CDS encoding PfkB family carbohydrate kinase, translating into MANGARSGDVPALAMKERPGGAGVNISCGLARFGVWCIVGSRAGNDEAERRLVEHLATSRVEPSFVRVGGTAGTVISVGGRGATGGRCWWPPPLA; encoded by the coding sequence ATGGCGAACGGTGCTCGCTCGGGCGACGTGCCGGCCCTGGCCATGAAGGAGCGGCCGGGCGGCGCAGGAGTCAACATCTCCTGCGGCCTGGCCCGGTTCGGAGTTTGGTGTATCGTCGGGAGCAGGGCGGGCAACGACGAGGCGGAGCGCCGTCTCGTCGAACACCTGGCCACGTCGAGGGTTGAACCCTCGTTCGTCCGGGTGGGCGGCACCGCGGGCACGGTCATCTCGGTGGGCGGCCGGGGGGCGACTGGGGGTCGATGCTGGTGGCCGCCTCCGCTGGCCTAA
- a CDS encoding ABC transporter substrate-binding protein, whose product MFRRSIALGIVLVFFVVAVSALGWAASPSGTVRWSYRLTPEDIVFTKGKFAERYGVTVQSVLFATGIEARDALIAGAIDVAELGVSPAVTALARAGRNLVIIAGDEYGGGKYRVVVPKGSPIKTVDELRGKKVAIKVGSGNYTAFLQWVQSRGYNIKDFQIVDVGDADAVAAMESRSVDAVIYWEPIPAILVAKGIAREIFDFEGYVTNPVWVVARREWVEKNPDLVARFLAGWIEALAFMTEKPAEAAEIISKALAERGIDIPATAYTQALKHDRYEPWLHPFLIRDTIEVHRFLVRENRAPANIDWKVAFDPRPLAQAMQLVVERALTEQ is encoded by the coding sequence ATGTTTCGGCGCAGCATCGCGTTGGGCATCGTGCTGGTTTTCTTTGTTGTCGCCGTGTCGGCGTTGGGATGGGCGGCCTCGCCATCGGGCACTGTCCGATGGTCCTACCGCCTGACCCCGGAGGATATCGTTTTTACCAAGGGGAAGTTCGCCGAGCGCTACGGCGTTACGGTGCAGTCGGTCCTGTTCGCCACCGGGATTGAGGCCCGAGACGCCCTCATTGCCGGCGCCATCGACGTCGCCGAGCTGGGTGTCTCTCCCGCCGTGACCGCGCTGGCCCGGGCCGGGCGCAACCTGGTGATCATCGCAGGCGACGAATACGGTGGCGGCAAGTATCGGGTGGTCGTGCCCAAGGGCTCTCCCATCAAGACCGTGGATGAACTTCGAGGCAAGAAGGTGGCCATCAAGGTCGGCTCCGGCAACTACACCGCCTTCTTGCAGTGGGTCCAGTCGCGGGGTTACAACATCAAGGACTTCCAGATCGTGGATGTCGGCGATGCGGACGCCGTTGCCGCGATGGAGTCGCGGTCGGTCGACGCGGTCATTTACTGGGAGCCCATTCCCGCCATTCTCGTGGCAAAAGGCATTGCCAGGGAGATCTTCGACTTTGAAGGATACGTGACCAACCCGGTGTGGGTCGTGGCACGCCGCGAGTGGGTCGAGAAAAACCCGGATCTGGTCGCTCGATTTCTCGCCGGCTGGATTGAGGCCCTGGCCTTCATGACTGAGAAACCGGCCGAGGCAGCCGAAATCATCTCGAAGGCACTGGCCGAACGGGGTATCGACATCCCCGCGACCGCCTATACGCAGGCTCTCAAGCACGACCGTTACGAACCGTGGCTGCACCCGTTCCTCATTCGTGACACCATTGAGGTTCACCGCTTCCTGGTCAGGGAGAACAGGGCTCCGGCCAACATCGACTGGAAGGTGGCGTTCGACCCGAGGCCCCTCGCGCAAGCCATGCAGCTAGTGGTCGAGCGCGCCCTCACCGAACAGTGA
- a CDS encoding ROK family transcriptional regulator → MLRYPMEERQGAMNPGPRTGNPAMAREMNRSLVVDALLRAQPLSRTDLARATGLSQSTVSVIVEDLLKRGYVRETGLGASSGGRKPVLLELAPDAAVAAGLEITPHQLIGVVTDVFGRIRHRQVAPVRSSGGMVPIQPILSFLDELLTAPDVTRERLVGLGVATPGVVDPETGTVRHSPNLGWRELPLGSLLQEHTGLRTLVERDVKAAAWGEHSRGAARWVDNVVYLKVVARGIGAGVILNGRLYAGTNRHAGELGHIVVDRSGPLCECGNRGCIGKFLSNEAFLDRAAALFSDPQIGFDGVLQALSWGDSRARRLAREFGEYLGFATDLLINTFDPEMVVVGGELIALGEAFLGPARELAQRSRLVPEVRFQLVPALLGENAGVLGAATLVLESQKEYVIQTRPWI, encoded by the coding sequence ATGCTTCGATACCCGATGGAAGAACGACAAGGCGCGATGAACCCCGGGCCGCGCACCGGTAACCCGGCTATGGCCCGGGAGATGAACCGCTCCCTGGTCGTCGACGCCCTCCTGCGGGCGCAGCCCCTTTCCCGCACCGATCTGGCTCGCGCCACCGGCCTCAGCCAGTCAACCGTCTCCGTGATCGTCGAGGACCTGTTGAAGCGGGGGTACGTCCGAGAGACCGGCCTGGGCGCCTCCAGCGGCGGCCGCAAGCCGGTCCTCCTTGAGCTCGCCCCGGACGCCGCCGTGGCGGCCGGGCTCGAGATCACGCCCCACCAGCTCATCGGCGTGGTCACCGACGTCTTTGGCCGCATCCGTCACCGCCAGGTGGCGCCGGTCCGGTCGTCCGGCGGCATGGTGCCCATCCAGCCGATCCTCTCGTTTCTGGATGAGCTGCTCACCGCCCCTGACGTCACCCGGGAGCGGTTGGTGGGCCTGGGCGTGGCCACGCCCGGGGTCGTCGATCCCGAGACCGGAACCGTTCGGCACTCCCCCAACCTGGGGTGGCGAGAACTCCCCCTTGGCAGCCTTCTCCAGGAGCACACCGGGCTCAGGACCCTGGTCGAGCGGGACGTGAAGGCGGCCGCCTGGGGCGAGCACAGCCGCGGCGCCGCCCGCTGGGTCGACAACGTCGTCTACCTCAAGGTCGTGGCCCGAGGCATCGGCGCCGGCGTCATCCTCAACGGGCGGCTGTACGCGGGCACCAATCGCCACGCCGGCGAGCTGGGGCACATCGTGGTCGACCGGTCGGGGCCACTGTGCGAATGCGGCAACCGGGGATGCATCGGCAAGTTCCTCTCCAACGAGGCGTTCCTCGATCGAGCGGCGGCGCTGTTCTCGGATCCGCAGATCGGCTTCGACGGCGTGCTCCAGGCGCTTTCATGGGGAGACTCCCGCGCGCGGCGGCTTGCGCGAGAGTTCGGGGAGTATCTCGGCTTCGCCACCGACCTGCTGATCAACACCTTCGACCCCGAGATGGTGGTCGTAGGTGGCGAGTTGATAGCTCTCGGCGAGGCGTTTCTCGGCCCGGCCCGGGAGCTGGCCCAGCGCAGCCGGCTCGTTCCCGAGGTGCGGTTCCAGCTGGTTCCGGCGCTTCTGGGCGAGAATGCCGGCGTTCTCGGTGCCGCCACCCTGGTGCTGGAGAGCCAGAAGGAGTACGTGATTCAGACCCGCCCCTGGATTTGA